ACTTACCACTTAATGCATCGGACAAATAATTAAATTGATATTAATCTGATCGCGAGTCATAAGCCTATACTGCTGGTCAAGTGACTAAAACGCGTTAATGCCAGATTTGCCGCACAAAGAGGAAAAGGAATGAAGATCATCATTTTGACGATAAAGATTAGGATGGAATAACGGCGATACGAGCTCCCCGTACCGCTTGTTTATTATTAGTGCATAGGTGTTTTCGACAATAAATTAATCACCAATACGCCCGCGACAATCAGCGTCATACCGACAATGGCCGCCCAATCCAATTTTTGTTGATACAAAAAGGTGGCTGCCACTGACACAATAACAATCCCTAACCCTGACCAAATGGCATAGGCGATACCTAATGGCATGGTTTTCACCACCTGCGAAAGTCCCCAAAAAGCAATACAGTAACCAATCACCACCACAATAGAGGGGACTAAGCGGGTAAAACCCTCAGAGGCTTTCAACATCGTGGTTGCGACGACCTCAGCCACTATTGCCATCATTAAGTACATGAAACCGCTCATCGCTATCCTCTCATTTTGTTATTGAGTAAGCATTATGCCCGCCCAAGATTAAATCTTCATTCATTCTAATTCCGCGTCACAATTATTTCACAAATTAACTTAACCGCAGCGCAATAAGCGTTCTGCCATCATGTCAGTGACGGTTTTTTGTTGTCACAAATAGTTTTCTAATTGTAATAATGATTATCTAAATTGACGGATTATCCCCCAAGCCCCCTGCTCACATCATTCAATGTCAGTGACCGCCACACAAATGCGATAACTGGCAAAAATGTGCTCTGCTAGAATTTCGTCATTAGTTCAAATAGCCAGTTCATCCACTAAGGCTGTTCATTACCCTTTTTCTGTGCGTAACGCGCGTTTATGCATAATAAGCAATGTGAAGGTACAATTTAATGATTACTACTGACGGTAACAGTGCCGTTGCTTCTGTGGCCTATCGCGCCAGTGAAGTGATTGCAATCTACCCTATCACGCCGAGTTCGACCATGGCCGAACAAGCTGATGCCTGGTCCGGTGATGGCAAAGTGAATATCTGGGGTGATATCCCCCGCGTGGTGGAAATGCAGTCTGAAGGCGGTGCGATTGCGACCGTCCATGGTGCGCTACAAACGGGTGCTCTATCCACCTCATTTACCTCCTCGCAGGGATTGCTATTGATGATCCCAACACTTTATAAGTTGGCTGGCGAGCTGACACCTTTTGTGCTCCATGTCGCCGCGCGGACCATCGCGACCCATGCGCTGTCTATCTTTGGTGACCATTCTGATGTCATGGCCGTGCGTCAAACTGGTTGTGCCATGTTGTGTGCCAGCAGCGTACAGGAAGCACAAGACTTTGCTCTGATCTCCCAAGTGGCAACGCTAAATAGCCGTATACCTTTTATTCATTTCTTTGATGGGTTCCGTACCTCGCACGAAATCAATAAAATTGTTCCGCTGAGTGATGACACACTGCGCCAACTGTTACCGCAAAAAGGAATCGATGGTCATCGCAGTCGCGCACTTTCACCGGATCATCCGGTGGTTCGTGGAACCTCAGCTAACCCTGATACCTATTTCCAGTCACGCGAGGCCACCAACCCTTGGTACAACAGCACCTACCAGCATGTCGCTGATGCCATGCAAGCATTTGCCGAAGCGACTGGGCGCGAATATAAGCCATTTGAATACTACGGGCATCCGCAAGCAGAGCGAGTAATCATTCTGATGGGCTCGGCTATTGGTACCTGCGAAGAAGTGATTGATAGCTTGCTAACTCGTGGCGAAAAAGTCGGCGTGCTTAAAGTGCGCTTATTCCGCCCTTTCTCTGCTGAACATTTATTAAGTGTACTGCCGCAATCGGTGACCAAAGTGGCGGTATTGGATCGCACTAAAGAACCCGGCGCTTTAGCTGAGCCATTATATCTGGATGTGATGACCGCCTTGGCAGAAGCCTATAGTCGAGGTGAACGTGAGACATTACCGAAAGTCATCGGTGGCCGCTACGGCTTATCGTCTAAAGAATTTGGTCCTGATTGTGCGTTAGCCATTTTCAAAGAACTGAGCTTGGAAAAGCCGCGCCCACGTTTTACCGTCGGCATTTTCGATGACGTGACCGGTTTGTCATTACCGTTGACCGATGAGCAAATCGAGCAACGCGCCACGCTGGAAGCCCTGTTTTATGGCCTTGGCAGTGATGGTTCTGTCTCAGCAACGAAAAATAACATCAAGATTATCGGCAACAGCACCTCGCTCTATGCGCAGGGCTATTTTGTTTACGACTCAAAAAAGGCCGGTGGTCTGACCGTCTCGCATTTACGCGTCAGTGAAACGCCGATTAACTCGG
The window above is part of the Yersinia massiliensis genome. Proteins encoded here:
- a CDS encoding DMT family transporter, whose product is MSGFMYLMMAIVAEVVATTMLKASEGFTRLVPSIVVVIGYCIAFWGLSQVVKTMPLGIAYAIWSGLGIVIVSVAATFLYQQKLDWAAIVGMTLIVAGVLVINLLSKTPMH